Proteins co-encoded in one Desulfitobacterium hafniense DCB-2 genomic window:
- the nifJ gene encoding pyruvate:ferredoxin (flavodoxin) oxidoreductase, with protein MAKMKTMDGNEAAALASYAFTEVATIFPITPSSTMAELVDEWAAHNKKNIFGQPVKVVEMQSEAGAAGAVHGSLQAGALTTTYTASQGLLLMIPNMYKIAGELLPSVFHVSARALATHALSIFGDHQDVMSVRATGFAQLSSHNVQEALDLGFIAHLATIKAKVPFVHFFDGFRTSHEIQKIEVTDYDDVAKLLDRDALQAFRDNALNPERPVLRGTAQNPDVYFQGREVSNRYYDAVPDIVAHYMDEYAKITGREYQPFQYYGAEDAERVIIAMGSVCDTIEETVDYLVAKGEKVGVVKVHLFRPFSTKYLFKVLPKTVKAIAVLDRTKEPGSTGEPLYLDVKDSFFNHEIKPVIVGGRYGLGSKDTTPSQVLAVYKNLAQAEPKNDFTIGIVDDVTFKSLPEDEVVSTAPEGTIACKFWGLGSDGTVGANKQAIKIIGDHTTMYAQAYFQYDSKKSGGITISHVRFGKKPIKSPYYVSDANYVACHNQAYVGQYDLTKGLKKGGTFVLNCQWQPEELADKLPASMKQFIAKNDIKLYIIDAVSIAREIGLGSRINMVMQSAFFKLANVIPVEEALGYLKESVVKTYGKKGQNIVDMNNAAIDRGADSLVKVEVPASWADAAPAQAEAAAAADLPEYVAKIQNVMNAQEGDSLPVSAFVGREDGTVPVGTTAYEKRGIAVIVPEWDVEKCIQCNQCSYVCPHAAIRPFLLNEEEVANAPEGFVTKKALGKEADGLQLRVQVSPLDCTGCGNCAEVCPAKGKALVMKDAAEQTAAQAGNWEYALTVTNKAERFDITTVKGSQFAQPLLEFNGACPGCGETAYVKLLTQLYGDRMMIANATGCSSIWGGSAPSVPYTVNAKGQGPTWANSLFEDNAEFGYGMYLGVRQQREKLALLMEEACATEISADMKEAFQEWIAGMDDADASKAAAAKVRAALDVYEGDSALIADIKGRKDHLVKKSQWIVGGDGWAYDIGYGGLDHVLASGDDVNILVMDTEVYSNTGGQSSKATPRAAVAKFAAAGKKIRKKDLGMMAMSYGYIYVAQVALGANMAQTIKAMKEAEAYKGPSIIIAYAPCINHGLKSGMSKSVTEAKKAVEAGYWHLYRFNPDLEDQGKNPFTLDSKEPTASFRDFLMGEVRYTSLINTFPESAEELFEGAEKYAKVRLDSYKRLASYKYE; from the coding sequence ATGGCAAAAATGAAGACAATGGATGGTAACGAAGCTGCTGCTCTGGCGTCGTATGCGTTTACAGAAGTAGCAACCATCTTCCCGATCACTCCCTCTTCAACGATGGCTGAATTGGTAGATGAATGGGCTGCCCATAACAAGAAAAATATCTTCGGTCAACCTGTCAAAGTTGTTGAGATGCAATCTGAAGCAGGAGCTGCCGGTGCAGTTCACGGGTCCCTTCAGGCTGGTGCTCTTACCACCACCTATACAGCTTCGCAAGGTCTGCTCTTAATGATTCCGAATATGTATAAAATCGCCGGCGAACTTCTGCCCAGCGTCTTCCACGTCAGTGCCCGGGCTTTGGCTACCCATGCGCTGTCCATTTTCGGTGATCACCAGGATGTTATGTCCGTAAGAGCTACCGGTTTTGCTCAATTGTCTTCACATAATGTTCAAGAAGCTTTAGACCTGGGCTTTATTGCTCATTTAGCCACCATCAAAGCCAAAGTTCCTTTCGTTCATTTCTTCGATGGGTTTCGTACATCCCATGAAATTCAAAAAATCGAAGTAACCGATTATGATGATGTGGCAAAACTCTTAGACCGTGACGCTCTCCAGGCTTTCCGGGACAATGCCTTGAATCCTGAGCGCCCTGTTCTGCGCGGTACTGCCCAAAACCCCGATGTCTATTTCCAAGGCCGTGAAGTATCCAACCGCTATTATGATGCTGTTCCTGATATTGTGGCCCATTATATGGACGAATACGCTAAGATCACCGGCCGTGAATACCAGCCATTCCAATACTATGGTGCTGAAGATGCTGAGCGTGTGATCATCGCCATGGGTTCTGTTTGTGATACCATTGAAGAAACTGTGGATTATTTAGTAGCAAAAGGTGAAAAAGTGGGCGTGGTTAAGGTTCACCTCTTCCGTCCTTTCTCTACTAAATATCTGTTCAAGGTTCTGCCTAAGACCGTTAAGGCCATCGCCGTTCTTGACCGGACCAAAGAGCCTGGTTCCACTGGCGAACCTCTCTATCTCGATGTGAAGGATTCCTTCTTCAATCATGAAATCAAGCCTGTGATCGTGGGCGGACGTTATGGTTTAGGTTCCAAAGATACAACTCCTTCCCAAGTACTGGCTGTTTACAAGAATCTTGCCCAAGCTGAGCCAAAGAATGACTTCACCATCGGTATCGTGGACGATGTTACCTTCAAATCTTTACCGGAAGATGAAGTTGTCAGCACCGCTCCTGAAGGCACTATTGCTTGTAAATTCTGGGGATTAGGCTCTGACGGTACCGTTGGCGCCAACAAGCAAGCGATTAAAATTATTGGTGACCACACCACTATGTACGCTCAGGCTTATTTCCAATACGATTCCAAGAAATCCGGTGGTATCACCATTTCCCACGTTCGTTTTGGTAAAAAACCCATCAAATCCCCTTACTATGTATCCGATGCCAACTATGTTGCCTGCCATAACCAAGCCTATGTCGGTCAATATGATCTGACCAAAGGTCTGAAGAAAGGCGGCACCTTCGTCCTGAATTGCCAATGGCAGCCTGAAGAATTGGCAGACAAGCTTCCTGCTTCCATGAAACAATTCATCGCCAAGAATGATATTAAACTCTACATTATTGATGCAGTCTCCATCGCCCGGGAGATCGGTTTAGGCTCCCGTATCAATATGGTTATGCAATCCGCTTTCTTTAAGCTCGCCAATGTTATTCCTGTGGAAGAAGCCCTCGGCTATCTGAAGGAATCCGTGGTCAAAACTTATGGGAAAAAGGGACAGAACATCGTTGATATGAACAATGCCGCTATTGATCGCGGTGCGGATTCCCTGGTCAAGGTTGAGGTTCCCGCCTCCTGGGCCGACGCTGCTCCCGCCCAAGCTGAAGCAGCTGCTGCCGCAGATCTTCCCGAGTATGTGGCCAAAATCCAAAATGTTATGAACGCCCAAGAAGGGGACAGCCTTCCTGTCAGTGCTTTTGTAGGCCGTGAAGACGGAACGGTTCCCGTAGGCACCACTGCTTATGAGAAGCGTGGTATTGCTGTAATCGTGCCTGAATGGGATGTTGAAAAGTGTATCCAATGTAACCAATGCTCTTATGTATGTCCTCATGCGGCTATCCGTCCCTTCTTGCTGAATGAAGAAGAAGTGGCCAATGCTCCCGAAGGCTTCGTGACCAAGAAAGCTCTTGGCAAGGAAGCCGACGGCCTCCAGCTTCGTGTTCAAGTGAGCCCGCTGGATTGCACAGGCTGCGGCAACTGCGCTGAAGTATGCCCGGCTAAAGGCAAGGCTTTGGTCATGAAGGATGCGGCTGAACAAACTGCCGCCCAAGCCGGTAATTGGGAATATGCTTTGACTGTGACCAACAAAGCTGAGCGTTTTGATATCACCACCGTTAAAGGCAGCCAATTTGCCCAACCTCTCCTCGAGTTCAACGGCGCTTGCCCGGGCTGCGGAGAAACAGCTTATGTTAAGCTCCTCACCCAGCTTTACGGCGATCGCATGATGATTGCCAACGCCACCGGATGCAGCTCCATCTGGGGCGGCAGTGCTCCTTCCGTACCTTATACTGTCAATGCCAAGGGACAAGGTCCTACCTGGGCGAACTCCCTCTTTGAAGACAATGCCGAGTTCGGTTACGGTATGTATCTTGGCGTGCGTCAACAGCGGGAAAAACTGGCTCTGTTGATGGAAGAAGCTTGCGCAACCGAAATCAGCGCCGACATGAAGGAAGCGTTCCAAGAGTGGATCGCCGGCATGGATGATGCCGATGCTTCCAAAGCTGCTGCCGCTAAGGTTCGTGCCGCTCTGGATGTTTACGAAGGCGACAGCGCTTTGATCGCTGATATTAAAGGCAGAAAAGATCATCTTGTCAAGAAATCCCAATGGATCGTCGGCGGTGACGGCTGGGCTTATGATATCGGTTACGGCGGTTTAGACCATGTCCTGGCTTCCGGTGACGACGTCAATATTCTGGTTATGGACACCGAAGTTTACTCCAATACTGGCGGTCAATCTTCCAAGGCTACCCCCCGCGCTGCTGTGGCGAAATTCGCAGCTGCCGGTAAGAAGATCCGCAAGAAAGACCTGGGTATGATGGCCATGAGCTATGGCTATATCTATGTGGCCCAAGTAGCCCTTGGTGCTAATATGGCTCAAACCATCAAGGCGATGAAAGAGGCCGAAGCTTACAAAGGACCTTCCATCATCATTGCTTATGCTCCTTGCATCAACCATGGCCTGAAGTCCGGTATGTCCAAGAGCGTTACCGAAGCGAAAAAAGCGGTTGAAGCCGGTTACTGGCATCTCTATCGCTTCAACCCCGATCTCGAAGATCAAGGCAAGAATCCTTTCACCCTGGATTCCAAAGAGCCCACAGCTTCCTTCCGTGACTTCCTCATGGGCGAAGTTCGGTACACCTCCTTGATCAACACCTTCCCGGAATCTGCCGAAGAGCTCTTTGAAGGTGCCGAGAAATATGCGAAGGTCCGCTTGGATTCTTATAAGCGCTTGGCAAGTTACAAATACGAATAA
- a CDS encoding ATP-binding protein gives MERIIMQDLLRWKNSKHRKPLILKGVRQVGKTWLLKEFARRYYNNLAYFNFDEHPEYKQFFENTKDVERILQNLMMASGQIINPKEPGTTLIVFDEIQECPNALNTLKYFCENTPHYHVACAGSLLGIALSKPASFPVGKVDFLEIGPMTFTEFLLANGDGNFVSYLDNLDRIEPIPDAFFNPLYEKLKMYFVTGGMPESVRSWTEERDVELVQQVLANILGAYERDFAKHPDPKDFPKISLIWKSLPSQLARENKKFIYKVVKEGARAREYEEALQWLCDASLAYKIYRSSAPGLPISAYDDLAAFKLYLVDVGLLRRLSLLAPSAFGEGNRLFVEFKGALSENYVLQALRNQLEAMPRYWTMDNPRHEVDFLIQRENEIIPVEVKSETNVESRSLKKFKEKYGDKVKLRVRFSLNNLRLDGDLLNIPLFITDYADKLIGMALTDQPKE, from the coding sequence GTGGAAAGGATCATCATGCAGGATTTACTGCGTTGGAAAAACTCCAAACATCGCAAACCACTCATTTTGAAAGGCGTACGGCAGGTGGGCAAGACCTGGCTGCTCAAAGAATTTGCCAGACGCTATTATAACAACTTAGCCTATTTTAACTTTGATGAGCATCCGGAATATAAGCAGTTCTTTGAAAACACCAAAGACGTGGAACGCATTTTACAAAACTTGATGATGGCGAGCGGGCAGATCATTAATCCCAAAGAGCCTGGGACTACCCTCATAGTATTTGATGAGATCCAGGAGTGTCCCAATGCTTTAAATACCCTTAAATATTTCTGCGAAAACACCCCTCACTATCATGTGGCCTGTGCCGGTTCCCTTCTGGGCATCGCCTTGTCCAAGCCTGCCTCTTTTCCGGTCGGCAAGGTGGATTTTTTAGAAATCGGGCCGATGACCTTTACGGAATTTTTGCTGGCCAACGGTGACGGAAATTTTGTCTCTTACCTTGACAACTTAGATAGAATTGAACCGATTCCTGATGCTTTTTTTAATCCTCTTTATGAAAAGCTGAAGATGTACTTTGTGACGGGTGGGATGCCGGAATCTGTTCGTTCCTGGACTGAAGAACGGGATGTAGAATTGGTGCAACAAGTGCTGGCCAATATTCTTGGGGCCTATGAACGGGATTTTGCCAAGCATCCTGACCCCAAAGACTTTCCTAAAATATCATTGATCTGGAAGTCGTTGCCTTCACAGCTGGCCAGGGAAAATAAAAAATTTATTTATAAAGTTGTCAAGGAAGGGGCCAGGGCCAGGGAATATGAGGAGGCACTGCAGTGGCTTTGCGATGCCAGCCTTGCTTATAAGATATACCGCAGCAGTGCCCCAGGATTGCCGATTTCCGCCTATGATGACCTGGCTGCGTTTAAGCTGTATCTGGTGGATGTGGGGCTTTTGCGCCGATTGTCCCTATTGGCCCCTTCGGCTTTTGGTGAAGGGAACCGGCTGTTTGTGGAGTTTAAAGGAGCTCTCAGCGAGAACTACGTGCTTCAGGCGTTGCGCAATCAGCTTGAGGCCATGCCTCGTTACTGGACGATGGATAACCCACGGCATGAAGTGGATTTTTTAATTCAGAGAGAAAACGAGATAATTCCTGTTGAGGTTAAATCGGAAACCAATGTGGAGAGCAGGAGCCTGAAGAAGTTTAAAGAAAAATACGGTGACAAAGTAAAACTTCGTGTCCGTTTCTCCCTGAATAATTTACGGCTGGACGGTGATTTGCTGAATATCCCACTGTTCATAACTGATTATGCAGATAAGCTGATCGGTATGGCTTTAACGGATCAGCCCAAAGAATAA
- a CDS encoding demethoxyubiquinone hydroxylase family protein produces MDMDQEDLIRRLNWFYSLEMNQVELYKVQSKQFKDHYAGQVFERVAAIEQSHVDNVAARITSLGAKPTLLGEVVSPILGMSLGNLMSLTGLERTLQLNMELERKAMSDYKKLIEDLVAGGEDPGGDLCSQLKDNFVDEHLHTALFDTLRENLMEDKIETL; encoded by the coding sequence ATGGATATGGACCAGGAAGATCTGATACGAAGGCTGAATTGGTTCTACAGCTTGGAGATGAACCAAGTGGAGCTATATAAGGTGCAAAGCAAGCAGTTTAAAGATCACTATGCCGGGCAGGTCTTTGAGAGAGTGGCCGCCATAGAACAGTCCCATGTGGATAATGTGGCCGCCCGCATTACGAGTTTAGGCGCCAAGCCTACCCTGCTGGGAGAAGTGGTTTCTCCCATCCTCGGCATGTCCTTAGGCAATCTGATGTCTTTAACCGGCCTGGAGAGAACTCTGCAGCTGAATATGGAACTGGAAAGAAAGGCTATGAGCGATTATAAGAAATTAATTGAGGATCTGGTGGCAGGGGGAGAGGATCCCGGCGGGGATCTTTGCAGCCAGCTGAAAGATAATTTTGTGGATGAGCATCTGCATACGGCATTGTTCGATACCCTGAGGGAGAATTTGATGGAAGACAAGATCGAGACACTATAA
- a CDS encoding spore germination protein, which yields MIKELTQRPYRKRIRVVHKVPIDQEWDKPVSFARIKEELSKSSDIIFRDFILRGKEDIPCSLGMVDGLVDKDLLDAYILRVIMVEAVDDPVFQEMTLKNVNDRLLDLFTPANEVKKIGRLGEAIDGMLSGDAVLFIKESQEALVISARGWSDRGVGVPQNESSIRGPKEGFNETLRTNTSLLRRKIKHPSLRLLSMKIGDLSKTDVVIAYVETIANMDVVGEVLKRLSRIRTDAVISGDMLEELIEDHPYSPFPQISNTERPDIVTAELLEGRVAIMVDGTPSALIVPVTLPMFMQVNDDYYQRAMIVIIVRTIRYWGAFIALLAPSLYIAVTTFHQELLPTSMLLSLAASREAVPFSALGEALLMLLALEILQEGGLRLPKPIGQTIGIVGALIIGEAAVGAGLISPIMVIVIGFTAVSSYTIPYYDLAIAIRLIRLPLMVLAGTMGFFGLAIGLYLCIIHLLGLRSFGTPYLSPIAPLRIRAFLQDTFVRAPWWASRKIPDLVDVHDTKSGRKK from the coding sequence ATGATCAAAGAACTTACTCAGCGTCCTTATCGGAAGAGAATCCGGGTGGTTCATAAGGTTCCTATCGATCAAGAATGGGATAAGCCTGTTTCTTTTGCGCGGATTAAAGAAGAATTATCCAAAAGCAGCGATATTATTTTTCGTGATTTCATTTTGCGGGGCAAAGAAGATATACCCTGTTCCCTTGGCATGGTGGATGGTTTGGTTGATAAAGATTTATTAGATGCTTATATCCTGCGGGTGATCATGGTCGAAGCCGTCGATGATCCGGTCTTTCAGGAAATGACTCTAAAAAATGTCAACGATCGCTTGCTGGATCTTTTCACGCCAGCCAATGAAGTGAAGAAGATCGGTCGCTTGGGGGAGGCCATTGATGGGATGCTGTCCGGGGATGCGGTTCTTTTCATTAAGGAAAGCCAGGAGGCCCTTGTCATCAGTGCCCGTGGCTGGTCAGACCGGGGGGTGGGCGTTCCCCAAAACGAATCCTCTATCCGCGGACCTAAGGAGGGGTTCAATGAGACCCTGCGGACCAACACCTCCCTGCTGCGAAGAAAGATCAAGCATCCATCTCTGCGGCTGCTTTCCATGAAAATCGGCGATCTTTCGAAAACGGATGTGGTGATTGCTTATGTGGAGACTATCGCCAATATGGACGTGGTTGGAGAGGTGCTTAAACGACTGAGCCGTATCCGAACCGATGCGGTGATTTCCGGAGACATGCTGGAGGAGTTGATCGAGGATCATCCCTATTCTCCTTTTCCCCAAATCTCCAATACAGAACGGCCCGACATTGTAACCGCAGAGCTTTTGGAGGGGCGGGTGGCCATCATGGTGGACGGCACTCCTTCGGCCCTGATCGTGCCGGTTACCCTGCCTATGTTTATGCAAGTCAATGACGATTATTATCAAAGAGCGATGATTGTCATTATTGTACGTACGATACGCTATTGGGGAGCCTTTATAGCCCTTTTGGCCCCCAGTCTGTATATTGCTGTAACCACGTTTCATCAGGAATTGCTGCCCACCTCTATGCTCTTAAGTCTTGCTGCCAGTCGGGAGGCGGTGCCCTTCTCTGCCCTCGGGGAGGCATTATTAATGCTGCTGGCTCTCGAGATCCTCCAGGAGGGGGGGCTGAGGCTCCCTAAACCCATCGGACAGACCATCGGGATCGTGGGAGCTTTGATCATAGGAGAGGCGGCGGTCGGCGCCGGTTTGATCAGCCCGATTATGGTGATTGTCATCGGGTTTACGGCGGTTTCCAGTTATACGATACCCTACTATGATTTGGCCATCGCCATCCGTTTGATTCGTCTGCCTCTGATGGTTCTGGCGGGAACCATGGGCTTTTTCGGGCTGGCCATTGGACTCTACCTTTGCATAATACATTTGCTGGGTTTGCGATCCTTTGGCACTCCCTACCTTAGCCCCATTGCCCCGTTAAGAATCCGTGCCTTTCTTCAGGATACTTTCGTCAGGGCGCCTTGGTGGGCTTCCAGAAAAATACCGGATTTAGTGGATGTTCATGATACGAAGTCGGGGAGGAAAAAATAA
- a CDS encoding GerAB/ArcD/ProY family transporter — protein MERISTHQFTILSTAVLLGTTYMVAGSGLAGAAGRDGWMAIPPGFALGIPLALMIFSLMPRYPGMNLIEISEKVLGKWLGKGMGLLYSAITLYFGAILLGQGVDMYNRSVLPLMPQYILVLGLFVIVVYLYFSGIEVLSRFSEVVFPIIFLSLVFIALFSIPRFERGELFPMLDNGIKPLLSGIRNVAPWPMEYILFLGGLLPFLPRKAKDLKVLKKGVWKAFFMVIALSTLMVVIQIMTFGPFETSRLTYALLVLGNMIEISRTISGVEVIFTLIWTGALALKVTALMFAGIWGLRTVFGIKSRKAGVRTGVVVGIIYVLIPLYTLTGITVVVEIQLVDQYLILPFTMVWVVLVWGVERWKRRKKSFSH, from the coding sequence GTGGAACGTATATCCACCCATCAGTTCACAATATTAAGCACGGCGGTCTTATTGGGGACAACGTATATGGTCGCCGGATCAGGGCTGGCAGGAGCGGCTGGAAGGGATGGCTGGATGGCTATTCCGCCTGGGTTTGCCTTGGGAATCCCTTTGGCCTTGATGATATTTTCTCTAATGCCTCGCTACCCCGGTATGAATCTGATCGAAATATCGGAAAAAGTGCTGGGAAAGTGGCTCGGCAAGGGAATGGGGCTTTTATATAGTGCGATTACGCTCTATTTCGGGGCCATCTTATTGGGCCAGGGGGTGGATATGTATAATCGGAGTGTTCTCCCCCTGATGCCTCAATATATCCTGGTTTTAGGGCTCTTCGTGATTGTCGTCTATCTGTACTTCAGTGGGATCGAAGTGTTAAGCCGCTTTTCAGAAGTGGTTTTTCCCATTATCTTTTTATCGCTGGTTTTTATAGCGTTATTCAGCATTCCCCGTTTTGAGCGGGGAGAGCTTTTTCCCATGTTGGATAATGGAATCAAACCCCTTCTTAGTGGTATAAGGAATGTGGCGCCTTGGCCAATGGAGTATATACTCTTTTTAGGAGGACTGCTGCCTTTTTTGCCACGCAAAGCCAAGGACTTAAAGGTTTTGAAAAAAGGGGTCTGGAAAGCTTTTTTTATGGTTATTGCCTTAAGCACCCTGATGGTGGTCATTCAGATCATGACCTTTGGCCCTTTTGAAACCTCCCGTCTTACCTATGCCCTTTTGGTACTGGGGAATATGATTGAGATTTCCCGGACCATATCCGGGGTTGAGGTTATTTTTACTCTGATCTGGACGGGGGCCTTGGCTTTAAAGGTCACAGCCCTGATGTTTGCGGGGATATGGGGTCTGCGCACTGTGTTCGGCATAAAAAGCCGCAAAGCCGGTGTTAGAACGGGTGTTGTTGTCGGAATTATATATGTGCTGATTCCTTTATATACTTTAACAGGCATTACAGTGGTTGTGGAGATACAGCTGGTGGATCAGTATTTGATTCTCCCCTTCACAATGGTGTGGGTAGTCTTGGTATGGGGGGTGGAGCGATGGAAACGCCGCAAAAAAAGTTTTTCCCATTAA
- a CDS encoding Ger(x)C family spore germination protein, with product METPQKKFFPLRLTLVLLLIMGVLLLGGCGGKREIDELAYMLGIGIDQGKEEGTYLVTMQIAEPKTSGGGAAELENWTISMETKSLSTIMEQAAEAFSKQPFAGTVRVIVLGEDLAGAGINEALDYFQRFYEFRRTIYLLVAKGQAKDIMEAELRTKQIPSLNLFDTIEGQRRQSVFPITRLGHYLTVLGRESQNPIIPRVEKVQPGEHGLFYSDKEGQEILIHESAVFEGGKCVAKLNDQETKGYLWLDNEIESRVLEGEDGDGVTVTAWVLKSKTKYKVENIDGKMGIKFNIKTAVSINEILGKGEQADIYRWQQFIKELQPLMAQAIQEECEAAVAKSKEQGLDFIGIGRKIEIKNPKYWREIQENWPQGIKDIPVAYDINVKIEHSGLARNSPVSPQENGAKGGSHTLQ from the coding sequence ATGGAAACGCCGCAAAAAAAGTTTTTCCCATTAAGGCTGACCCTTGTGCTGCTGCTGATTATGGGTGTGTTGCTCCTGGGAGGATGCGGCGGCAAGCGTGAAATTGATGAACTGGCCTATATGCTGGGGATAGGAATTGATCAAGGGAAAGAAGAAGGGACCTATCTCGTGACGATGCAGATAGCTGAACCCAAGACGAGCGGAGGCGGTGCCGCAGAGCTTGAGAATTGGACTATCAGTATGGAAACAAAGAGCCTCTCCACCATTATGGAACAGGCGGCGGAAGCGTTCAGCAAACAGCCTTTTGCCGGAACGGTGCGGGTTATTGTACTTGGCGAAGATCTTGCCGGCGCGGGGATTAATGAGGCTTTGGATTATTTCCAGCGCTTTTATGAATTTCGACGGACGATTTATCTTCTTGTGGCTAAAGGGCAAGCCAAGGATATCATGGAGGCTGAACTGCGCACAAAGCAGATTCCCAGCTTAAATTTATTCGATACCATCGAAGGTCAAAGAAGGCAGTCGGTTTTCCCGATCACACGTTTAGGGCACTATCTGACGGTTTTAGGGAGAGAAAGCCAGAATCCCATCATCCCCAGGGTGGAGAAGGTCCAACCAGGGGAACATGGCTTATTCTACTCTGATAAAGAAGGGCAGGAAATTCTGATTCATGAATCGGCGGTATTCGAAGGCGGGAAATGTGTAGCGAAGCTTAACGACCAGGAAACAAAGGGCTATCTCTGGCTGGATAACGAGATTGAGAGCCGGGTTCTTGAGGGGGAAGACGGAGATGGGGTAACAGTAACCGCCTGGGTCCTGAAATCGAAAACAAAATATAAGGTGGAGAACATCGACGGCAAGATGGGGATCAAATTCAACATCAAGACAGCGGTTTCCATCAATGAAATCCTTGGCAAGGGTGAACAGGCGGATATCTACCGCTGGCAGCAATTTATTAAAGAATTACAGCCTCTGATGGCACAGGCAATTCAGGAAGAGTGCGAAGCGGCCGTGGCCAAAAGCAAGGAGCAGGGGCTGGATTTTATCGGGATTGGGCGGAAAATCGAAATTAAAAACCCCAAGTATTGGCGGGAAATACAAGAGAACTGGCCCCAGGGGATAAAAGATATTCCGGTGGCCTATGATATCAACGTTAAAATTGAACATTCAGGGCTGGCCCGCAATTCACCGGTAAGTCCTCAGGAAAATGGGGCGAAGGGGGGCTCCCATACTCTTCAATAG
- a CDS encoding aminotransferase class I/II-fold pyridoxal phosphate-dependent enzyme, translated as MSILEEENVLNLGHKLLQYEAQKLISFHTPGHKGKAEFFTDLHFPDQDLTELPGLDMLHSPAGVIAQAQARAAAVYQSDASFYLINGATVGNQGMFMALAGTGKRGKDLQLPKVLVERQSHRSVFSALVLSGCEPEYIPSVVHPEFGLPLGLKSIAEVDLGEFLGVHLTYPGYYGTLPDLAMIAAQRDRQAVQVSILVDQAHGSHYLSPLFPKGALAYGADLVLCSTHKTLSALTQAAMLHVQGSRIPLSALKEALELLQSSSPSYLLMASLERAVEHALESRRWELLHEAVQELHHRVGGSLRILNPQDVGTYGIAGLDWTKIMINTQRLGVAAPRCVEHLRKSYGIDPELWDDKNILFLLGIGNTPEEVEILTKGLLSLASLNKDVVASPEEMVFEIPLPPVRLTPRQAYFARKRKIPLAESVGHIVGESISPYPPGIPWIVMGEEMTPEILELLTRHKGRWQGWEDAGQGVWIIEEV; from the coding sequence TTGTCAATCCTGGAGGAAGAAAATGTGTTGAATTTAGGTCATAAATTGCTTCAGTATGAAGCTCAGAAGCTGATTTCCTTTCATACTCCAGGACATAAAGGAAAAGCGGAATTTTTTACGGATTTGCATTTTCCCGATCAGGATCTTACAGAACTGCCGGGCTTGGATATGCTGCACTCCCCCGCGGGGGTGATTGCTCAGGCTCAGGCCCGGGCTGCCGCTGTGTATCAAAGTGATGCCAGCTTTTATCTGATCAATGGGGCAACGGTGGGCAACCAAGGGATGTTCATGGCTTTGGCCGGTACCGGGAAGCGGGGAAAGGACCTGCAGCTGCCTAAGGTTCTGGTGGAGAGGCAGTCCCACCGTTCTGTGTTTTCGGCTTTGGTGTTATCGGGATGTGAACCGGAATATATCCCCAGTGTGGTTCATCCGGAGTTCGGGCTGCCCTTGGGACTGAAATCCATTGCTGAAGTGGATTTGGGTGAATTTCTGGGGGTTCATCTGACCTATCCCGGCTATTATGGGACCTTGCCGGATTTGGCAATGATCGCGGCCCAAAGGGATCGCCAGGCAGTTCAAGTGAGCATTTTGGTGGATCAGGCTCATGGTTCCCATTATTTGAGCCCGCTCTTCCCCAAAGGAGCCCTGGCTTATGGGGCGGATCTGGTGCTGTGCAGCACCCATAAGACCTTAAGCGCCTTGACTCAGGCGGCGATGCTTCATGTACAGGGCTCGCGGATTCCCTTGTCCGCTCTTAAGGAGGCTCTTGAGCTGCTGCAATCTTCCAGCCCCAGTTATCTCCTGATGGCTTCTTTGGAAAGGGCTGTCGAACATGCTTTGGAAAGCAGGCGCTGGGAGCTGCTTCATGAAGCGGTGCAGGAACTGCATCACCGTGTGGGCGGATCCTTGCGGATCTTAAACCCTCAGGATGTAGGGACTTACGGGATTGCTGGACTGGATTGGACGAAGATCATGATCAATACCCAAAGACTGGGGGTTGCGGCTCCCCGTTGTGTAGAGCATTTGCGTAAGAGTTATGGAATTGACCCTGAATTATGGGATGACAAAAATATTTTATTTCTGTTAGGGATTGGCAATACTCCCGAAGAGGTAGAGATCCTTACCAAGGGTTTATTAAGCTTAGCAAGCCTGAACAAAGATGTCGTGGCATCTCCCGAGGAGATGGTTTTCGAGATTCCTCTGCCGCCGGTCAGACTCACTCCCCGCCAAGCCTATTTTGCCCGGAAGCGCAAGATCCCCCTTGCGGAGAGTGTGGGGCACATCGTGGGTGAGAGCATTTCCCCCTATCCCCCAGGCATTCCTTGGATTGTGATGGGAGAAGAGATGACTCCTGAGATCTTAGAGCTTCTGACCCGGCATAAGGGGCGCTGGCAAGGCTGGGAGGATGCAGGCCAAGGAGTCTGGATCATCGAGGAGGTTTAA